The Natrinema amylolyticum genome includes the window GAGAAGAAGGCTTATATCTAACTAACCGGTTAGTCAGTGCATGGCCCAGTCGGTATCGCGGAAGCGACCGTGGCTCGCGGCAGTGCTCGCAGCAGTCGTCACTGGCCTCGGGCATCTGTACCTCCGGCGGTGGCGTCGCGCACTCGGATGGCTCGCCGTCTCACTCGGCGTAACCGCGTTGTTTACCGATCCAGCGGCGCTCGAGGAGTTCAGAACCGGTAGCTGGACCCTCGATGCACTGTTGTCGATCGCACCGATGGTCATCGTTATCGGGTTCAGCATCGTCGACGCGTATCTCCTCGCACAGATCCAGAACGCGGACGCTCGTTCGACCGAGTCCCCCGATAGAGATCCGGTTTCGTGTCCCCACTGTGGAAACGACTTCGATCCAGACCTCGAGTTCTGTCACTGGTGTACGAAATCGGTCGACGGAACCGATCGCGATCGGCGGGAGATCTGAGAACGCCTGCGATGGCGTCGTTTTGCGTCAGTGCCACCCTCTCGACAGAAGATAGTAACGACTGAAGGTCAGTGCCCACCCGGTCGCACGAGGGCCGTGCGATCGGCGTGCAAATCGGTTCGATGTTACGTCGGCTCGCTCGAGACCGGTTCGAACCGAGTGTCGGTCGCTCACTCGTCGCCCAACAGGACCGCAGTCACGTATTCGTCGGCAGTCCGTCTGGCCGTTGCGAGTGCGTCCGGATCGTCGAGGACGACCTCTCGAGTGCGGGCGCCATCAACGATCGTCATAAGTGCCCGCGAGACGTGTTCCGCATTGATATCGGTAAATACGTCCTCCGTAATTCCGTGATCGATCACCGTCGTGAGCATGTAGCGAACGTACTCATCGTTCTGCTGGAACCGTTCGCTGAACGTGTCCTTGTACGGCGCCTGGCTCCGCATTTCCAGCATCGCGATCAACAGGTCTCGGTGATCCTCCGGTTCGACCAACAACTTGTCGAGTAGCAGTTCCAGTCGGTGCTCCGGATCGGTCGTTTCCACCTCGTGTACCGTTTCCCGAAATCGGTCGAGGAGATAGTCCAGAAACGCTGCGAGAAGCTCGTCTTTCGTATCGTAGTGGTAATGGATCGCGGCGGTCGACTTGCCATACTCCTCGGCGATCCGTTTCATCGTGAGATCGGCGTACCCGTGCTCGCGAAGCGCCCGGTAGGTGGCACGCATGATCTGCTCGTTCGGATCCGAGGGAGACGGTTCCGGTGAATCGGCCATTACGTGGTACGTGTATTGTGAATGTGATAATAGTTTTGACCCGCCCGGAGCCTTTCGGAGATCATTATCGGTCGGTCAGTCGAATAGTAGTGAAAAATAGCCCGAGAGACAGCGAAATTACCCTTCTCATTTCCCAAATCCTTCTGACTGTCTAGCTAGTAAGTGATCGTATCGGCTGACATGAAAGACGGGTCCACGACTGAGATTTCGAAAGCAACGTATCGGGCCCGCTGCGAGCACGGCTTCGCTGCCGAATCCGAGACGAGTAAAACATCGCTTCACGACCACTACGATAGCACGAACGAGTTGCTCGTTTCGTTTCTCGATTTGCTCTACGACCGGTAGACGACCGAGAGAGACGCGACCGACAGTGACTCTCCGCGGGACCGCCCCCACTCACTGCTTGAGACGTTGCTTCCCGACGGCTCTCGTCCGTTGTTGACGGAGACACCGTACGAACGTTCGTTGCAGAGACCGTCTCGGAGTGTCCGGCGGACAGCGTCGTCGACTGATCGCGGTGGTCCATACGGTTGTCCGCGACGATGTTGCGTGACTCAGAGAGCGGCTGTCCGTGATATTCGTCGACAGCGGACGACTCCGTCCGCGTGACACCGCCTCTCTGGCTATCTCGGAAGCGTTGCCGGCGAAACACGACTGTCCTCGTCTCTCCCAGCGATAACTAATCGGTTAGTAAGCCTTATCCATCTCCTGACTAATTATACAATTAGCGGCGGTGCTCGACGCGATTACAAACATAGCGCTGTAAATATATTGTGCCGGACAGCTTCCCGCACTCGAGGGCCGCGTCTGGAAAATCGCTGTGCGTCTCACAAACCCTGCGCCGTTATAGTACAAAACCGGATCCGACCCGTTCCATCGACGGGACAGTCGGTTCGTCGGGCGAACTCACCGCTGCTCAGGGGGCGCCATAACGGGGGCTCGGTTCGCAGTATCGACGTATTCGACGAACTGCTCGTAGCGAGCGCGAATCGTGGATTCACTGACGCCCGTGATGGTCGCCAACTCCGTCGCGCTCGTCCGTATCTCGGCAGCGTTTGCGACGTACAACCATGCACCGCCGAGGATTCCCAAACTCCGCTTGTTCCGTGCCCACTCGGTCGTCCGCGCCTCGGCGAGCAGGTCATCGACAAGCGACACTGCCTCGGGAGGCGCAGTCGGAAACTGGATCTCGAACAGTTTGCTTCCCGTCGCCTCGAGGAGGTCGTCTCGTCGTTCGCGGAGGGTGGCAGTCGAAACGTCGAAGTGAGCCGCAATATCGGCCTGTGAGAGATCAACGTCGGTCGGTGAGCAGACGACGTAGAGCACTGCGGCGGTATAGGTGTACGGTGAAACGCCGCTCGTCACGCCAGCGTCATCACCGAACCGGGCGAGACGTACGGCCCGTTTCCGAACGTGGTCCGGCAACGCGAGCTCGTCACAGCGCTTCTCGAGAAGTGTCTCCGGATCAGTGAGCGGAACTCCGACCCCGAGTTCTCGGGAGAGACGCTGCATTTCACCGAGAATCTGCTCCTTCGAAACGTCCGTCTGATCGGCGATGACGGTCACTCGTACCGGCTCCTCGCGAAGCCGACACGCGGCGAGCAAACACGCACCGGCAGTCCGTTTCGATGCCGTGACCTGACCGTCTCGGTCCCGCAACTCGTCGGCGAGTATCGCTGCGTACTGCCCGATCGAATCGTCAACCTCGAGTTCCGTTGCTATCGCCGTTATCTCCGCCGTAAGTGATTCGCGTGTCATTGTATACAGATATTTCGGTAGCGAGTACGTCGCGGTCGTTCGTCCCGGTGGCCGTCTCGATGGACTCGGCCGTGATCTCCGTACGGCTATCCCATTATCGTCAATCCATATGAACTTTCCCTCGATTCCGCTTCCGCTATCGACAGCTTCTCGGCGCCCGTCGAGCGGGTCGATCACGTAGCGGCCGCTACCAGTGATCTAGCTTCTCCTTGGGGAATGTGACAGAATGCCTTCCTTTTTGCGCCATGTACTTGCTAGTATAAGAAGATTCCGCGTCGATCGGATCGTCGCGATTCGACCGCGATGGGACCTCATCGACCCGTTCTCCCGATGGGCCTCGTGATGGTGGTTCCCACCGCTTGGTCCGGTAGTTCGCTCGTCTCGATTCGTCCAGAGAACAGTTCAATAGCGGAGCGAACGGCGCCGCCGAGTCAGTTACTGGAGACTCGGGTTCGAGCTGCCGGCGGAGCCGACGGTGTTCTGGTCGAACGTCGTCCCCGTGATCGACCTGAGCCGATCGATCAGCGAGTCCTTCTTTGGTTCGCCTATCAGGGCGACGTCTAGGACCTCGCTGATGTTCGAGCAGGGGATGATCTCGATCATCTCTTCGTACTCGTCTTCGATCATCACGTCCTGTTCGTTCGCTTCGGGGATGATGACCTTCGTACAGCCGGCCTTCGCGGCGGCTTCGATCTTGTGGGTGACCCCGCCGACCGGAAGCACGTCGCCCCGTACGGAGAGGGAGCCGGTCATCGCGACCGACTGATCGACCGGGATGTTTTCCAGTGCGCTGATGACAGCGGTCGCCACGGTGATGGAGGCGGAGTCGCCGTCGACGCCGCCTTCGCCGGCCTGAACGAACTGGATGTGGATGTCCTTCTCCGAGAGGTCGACGTCGGAGAAGTTCTTGATGATCGCGGAGACGTTCTGGACCGACTCCTCGGCCATCTCCTGAAGCTTCCCGGTGGCGATCACTCGCCCACCGCCCTGTGTGGGGGCGATTTCAGCCATGACGGGGAGCATGATCCCGGAGTCCTCGCCCATGACGGCGAGGCCGTTGACGCGGCCCTCGACGCCGCCGTCGTTGACCTGCAGTTCGTAGTCCTTGCGGCGCTCGATGTAGTCGTCGGCGAGCTGTTGCTCGATCGACCGCGAGCGATCCTTCGCTCGGAGGACGTCGTCGCGGGTAGTGTACTCACGATCCTCGGCGCGAGCGATGTCGCCCGCGACGCGGACCAGGCCACCGAGGGTCCGGAAGTGCAGCGTGAGGTGGTTCTTCCGGCCCGACCGGCGCTTGGCCTCGAGGAGGACTTCCTCGACGGCGTCGTCAGTGAAGTGTGGCAGGCGGCCGTCGCGTTCGACCTCTTGGGCGATGAAGCGGGCGTACTTGCGCCGCATTTCGGGGGTGTCATCGATGGTGTCGTCCATGTAGACCTCGTACCCGTAGCCCTTGATCCGATTGCGGAGCGCGGGGTGCATGTTCTCCATGGCGTCGAGGTTCCCAGCGGCGACCATGATGAAGTCACAGGGGACGGGTTCGGTCTGGACCATCGCGCCCGAGGAGCGCTCGGACTGGCCCGTGATGGAGAACTCGCCCTCCTGAATGGCCGTCATCAGCTTCTGCTGAGTCTGAATATCGAGCGTGTTGATCTCGTCGAGGAACAACACGCCCTTGTTGGACTGGTGGATGGAGCCGGGTTCGACTCGTTCGTGACTCGGGGTCCCCATGCCGCCGGACTGGAAGGGGTCGTGACGGACGTCGCCCAGCAGTGCGCCGGCGTGGGCACCGGTCGCGTCCTCGAAGGGCGCGACGCGCTGTTCGCCGTTGTTGACGAGCAAGTTGGGCACCATCGCATCTGCCCCCTGACCGATGTTTCGAAAGATCAGCCAGATGACCCCCGCCGCGAGGAGGCCGAGCAGGAGGGGGCCCGCGATAACGGCGTACCCGATGACGACCGCGATGATGACCCACATCAGGATCGAGCGCCGTCGGTTGCGCTTGTCGGCTTCCTCCTTGTGCGCATCGACGATCTGGTCGCCCTTTCCGGCGGGAACGGTCCGTACTTTCGGCTCGTTGTCGTCGTCCGGATTGTGGTAGACTAAAACGTCCTGGAGATCCTCCTGGGGAAGTAGCTGACTCATCGCCTTGGCCAGCATCGACTTACCGGTCCCCGGCGAGCCGATCATCATGACGTGCCGGCGCTGCTTGGCCGCCTTGATGATGATATCTCGGGCTTCGTCCTGGCCGATGACCTGGTCGACGAGTCGGTCCGGGACTTCGATTTCCTCGGTCGAATCGATCTTTAGACCGCCCAGCAGATCGTCCTCGGCGATCTCCTCGTCGATTTCGACGCCCGGATCCACCTCGACTGTGCTGCCGAGATCGTTGACCGTCTCGATATCGTCGTCCTCGTTGTCGGACGACGGTTCGAAGTCGTCGATCGGATCGTCGACGTCGTTGCGACGGTCACCGACCTCCTCGAGCGACTGATCTCCCTGCCGCTCGGACTGCTCGGCGCGGTCGTCCCCGTCGGGGGCAGCGTCCGAGGCGTCTTCGGGAGAGTAGTCACCGTCTGTATTGTTACTCATAGAACTCGATTCAGTACCGGATCAGAAGGGATTGCGACAGATATACTTTCTCCATATGGCGAATCGTCGCAGTCGCTGTTACCGGGAGAGACAACGGTTGCTGCCGGAAGAGAGACCAGCAACGGCTGCTATTTGATCTGTAGCTGTGAACGTGCGTTCGCCGGGCGAGGCCAGTCGAACTGGCAAGCGCACCGCAGCCCGATAACTGTGGCAGAGATACGCATGATTTCTGCAAGAGTACTGCGGAGTGACGGATTCCGGTGAAAGCACAGACCTTCTGGTAACCGAACCGTTATCCTTCGTACTCTCCGAGACCGGATATGGAACTCTCTGCCGTTGACCTCTCTCCGGTTCCCGACGACGGCACCGCGACCGATGCCTACGCGAACACCGTCGAGGCCGCACAGCAGGCCGAGCGACTCGGCTACTCGCGATTCTGGGTAGCCGAACACCACGGAATGGCGAGTACCATCGCGGGCACGACGCCCGAAGTATTGCTCGGGCACCTCGCCGCCGAGACCGACTCGATCCGCCTCGGATCGGGTGCAGTGTTGCTCAACCACTACAGTCCGTTCAAGGTCGCCGAACAGTTCGGCGCGCTGGACGCGCTCGCTCCGGGCCGCATCGACGCGGGTCTCGGGCGTGCGAACGGATCACCGGCCGCCGACCGCGCCCTCGGGACGGACCGACGCGTTCAGAATCCCGACGACGACCACGCCGAGAAGATCGAGGCCGTGATCAATCACCTCTACGACGACTATCCAGACGGACACGCTTACAGCGACCTCGAGATTCCGCACTCCGGCGAAGCCGAACCCGTACCGTGGGTGCTCGGTTCGAGCCCTTCGAGCGCGGCTATCGCGGGCGAGTTGGGCCTGCGATACTGTTTCGCGGCGTTCATTCGGCCGCAACTCGCTACGCGTGCGTTCGAGGCGTATCGCGA containing:
- a CDS encoding DUF7575 domain-containing protein, translating into MAQSVSRKRPWLAAVLAAVVTGLGHLYLRRWRRALGWLAVSLGVTALFTDPAALEEFRTGSWTLDALLSIAPMVIVIGFSIVDAYLLAQIQNADARSTESPDRDPVSCPHCGNDFDPDLEFCHWCTKSVDGTDRDRREI
- a CDS encoding TetR/AcrR family transcriptional regulator, translated to MADSPEPSPSDPNEQIMRATYRALREHGYADLTMKRIAEEYGKSTAAIHYHYDTKDELLAAFLDYLLDRFRETVHEVETTDPEHRLELLLDKLLVEPEDHRDLLIAMLEMRSQAPYKDTFSERFQQNDEYVRYMLTTVIDHGITEDVFTDINAEHVSRALMTIVDGARTREVVLDDPDALATARRTADEYVTAVLLGDE
- a CDS encoding transcription initiation factor IIB family protein: MTRESLTAEITAIATELEVDDSIGQYAAILADELRDRDGQVTASKRTAGACLLAACRLREEPVRVTVIADQTDVSKEQILGEMQRLSRELGVGVPLTDPETLLEKRCDELALPDHVRKRAVRLARFGDDAGVTSGVSPYTYTAAVLYVVCSPTDVDLSQADIAAHFDVSTATLRERRDDLLEATGSKLFEIQFPTAPPEAVSLVDDLLAEARTTEWARNKRSLGILGGAWLYVANAAEIRTSATELATITGVSESTIRARYEQFVEYVDTANRAPVMAPPEQR
- the lonB gene encoding ATP-dependent protease LonB, which translates into the protein MSNNTDGDYSPEDASDAAPDGDDRAEQSERQGDQSLEEVGDRRNDVDDPIDDFEPSSDNEDDDIETVNDLGSTVEVDPGVEIDEEIAEDDLLGGLKIDSTEEIEVPDRLVDQVIGQDEARDIIIKAAKQRRHVMMIGSPGTGKSMLAKAMSQLLPQEDLQDVLVYHNPDDDNEPKVRTVPAGKGDQIVDAHKEEADKRNRRRSILMWVIIAVVIGYAVIAGPLLLGLLAAGVIWLIFRNIGQGADAMVPNLLVNNGEQRVAPFEDATGAHAGALLGDVRHDPFQSGGMGTPSHERVEPGSIHQSNKGVLFLDEINTLDIQTQQKLMTAIQEGEFSITGQSERSSGAMVQTEPVPCDFIMVAAGNLDAMENMHPALRNRIKGYGYEVYMDDTIDDTPEMRRKYARFIAQEVERDGRLPHFTDDAVEEVLLEAKRRSGRKNHLTLHFRTLGGLVRVAGDIARAEDREYTTRDDVLRAKDRSRSIEQQLADDYIERRKDYELQVNDGGVEGRVNGLAVMGEDSGIMLPVMAEIAPTQGGGRVIATGKLQEMAEESVQNVSAIIKNFSDVDLSEKDIHIQFVQAGEGGVDGDSASITVATAVISALENIPVDQSVAMTGSLSVRGDVLPVGGVTHKIEAAAKAGCTKVIIPEANEQDVMIEDEYEEMIEIIPCSNISEVLDVALIGEPKKDSLIDRLRSITGTTFDQNTVGSAGSSNPSLQ
- a CDS encoding LLM class flavin-dependent oxidoreductase, translating into MELSAVDLSPVPDDGTATDAYANTVEAAQQAERLGYSRFWVAEHHGMASTIAGTTPEVLLGHLAAETDSIRLGSGAVLLNHYSPFKVAEQFGALDALAPGRIDAGLGRANGSPAADRALGTDRRVQNPDDDHAEKIEAVINHLYDDYPDGHAYSDLEIPHSGEAEPVPWVLGSSPSSAAIAGELGLRYCFAAFIRPQLATRAFEAYREHFQSSRLGDGIDDPQGLIAVNAVCAETNEAAARLRAVAEASFKRMQRGEVGTSLSVEEAIDELGGVPQPTPATLEADEWPRAISGSPETLAGLLTQLSERVGVDEVMIQHVVADHDDALRSHELLADGVGLTSH